The nucleotide window TGGCGCCTCCACCGCCCTCGGCGGCAGAGCCGAtgaggcggccgccgccgccgtcatttCGCCTTCGGTTCAGAGCGGATGCCCGGATAAGGTGGAGGAGGCCGTCGCCCCCGCCACAGTTTCAACTGTGCGTCAGAACGGCGCCCCGCCTCGGCAGCAGGGATCGGAtaaggtggaggaggtggctgACCCCGCCGCCGTTTCACCTGCGGCTGAGAACTGCGCCCTGCCTCGGCAAGAGGAAAATAAGGTGGAAGCTGTGGCGGCTATTTTACCTGCAGCGCGCAGCAGCGCCCTCCCACATGTGCTGCCTCAGTCAGGGCCGGAGAGGGCTAGGCAGGATGGAGACGGCGGTGAGAACGGAGAGGCACAATTGCTGCGCGATGCAGGCGAGCTGTCATCGGATGGTCAGCAAGGGAACAGGGTGGTGCAAGTGGCAGTGCCAACGGCGGTAGTGCTGGGGAGTTGTAGCACTGTCGGTGCTAGTTCTGTGCAGAACGGTGACAAGGGGGATGGCTTGTTGGTGGCTGAGGAGAAGGGACGTGGTGGCAGCAGTGATGTGGGGCAGGAGGTTGCTGTTAATGGGGATGTCACAGAGATTGGAAAGAAAACAGGTGGCAGTGAGTTACAGAGAAAAGAAAATGGAATTGCAGGAAGGAGAAGGAAATGGTGGATGGAACCCTCTTTGAATCCGCCGCCTAAGAAGAGGGCGGTTTCAGCCGTACGCAAATTTCCACCTGGCTGTGGGAGGACTGCTGTTACCACCGAAGTCAGTGAAGTTTTGAAGGGCTCACCTGTACACACATTTTCTCCTGGCTGTGGGAGGGCTACTGTTACCACCACAGACACTGGTGTTTTGGATGTCTCACCTATAAGCACATTTGCTCCTGGTTGTGGGAGGTCTCCTGTTAATACCACAGGCAGTGGAGATGAGGGGTTACCTTCAGAAGCCACCCCTGTCAACAATGGTGATGCCTTGGTGGCAAGTCCGGTTTTAGGAGAGTCGGCTTCTCCAACTTTAGCACTAGAGGCCTCCAATAAGAAATTGGAAAGCAAGAAAATAGTGGATGAAGGACATAGCAAGGCTCACAATAGGGTCCAAGTTCGAGATGATTTTGCCGGtaccaaacaagatggtgaccaGCGAAATGTTGTTCCAAAAGCTACACCGAGGAATGTTTCTGATGGGAAGATGAAGGGGAAACTCTCGGTACATAAAGGGAAGCAGGTAGCACAAGAAGTGGTGGATGATAAGATGAAAAATAAACTTGATGGAAGCTTGCAAAGAAGTAATCTTAGGACACCTTTGAGCAATTCCATTGATGCAAAGACAAAAGTAAAGAGGTTGGATAGTGACAAGATGAATGCCGAATTGCTTGGTAATGCACGGGCCTCTGCAGGTGGGAAGATAGAAAGTAAGACTTTGAGTGCTAAAAAGGAAGTGGCGTGCTCAAATATGAACACAAAGCAAAAGAAGTTTGCTCGTAAGTTGAAGGGTGATGACATAGGCAAGGATAATTTGCATTCATCCGCTAGGGAGTCCAAGCTTGGAAAACATGTTGCAACTGATCACATTGAAGAGCCTAACCAAATAATTGTACAAGCATTGATGGCTCCTGACAATTGCCCTTGGACACGAGGAAGAAAGTCTATTGCTAGTGCTTCCAAGTCTCTTGTTCCTAGGAACAAGCTAAAGGGAAAGGATGCTAAGGATGCTAGTGCTTCCAAGTCTCTTGTTCCTAGAAACAAGATAAAGGGAAAGGATGCTACTTCAAAAGATATACCGGCAAGAAAAGTGGATTTTAGTGAATCGATCAATGATGAGACAATGGATGACAATGAGACACGAGGAAGAAAATCTATTGTTAGTACTTCCAAGTCCCTTGTTCCTATGAACAAGCTAGATGCTACTCCAAATGATATACCAATAGGAAAAGTTGCCTCTTTTGAAGCGAGCAATGATGAGACAATGGATGACAATGATGACATTAACTTGGAAGATGATGACAACTCTAGGGTGCTAGTTGTGTATGGAGAAAAGCGAGAAATATGTGTCACGGTTCTTCCGTCTGTTCCTTCCGGGTCACACCACAAGCAACCTAGGGTCCATGATATAGATGCTCGAAGCAAAGTTAGGAAGTTGCTCCAGTTGTTCCAGGCGATGTATCGAAAGCTTACACAGGTTGAGGAACAAGGTAAACGCAAAGTTGGGAGGATTGACCTTGAAGCAGCTAAGGCCCTAAAGAACGACCCTATCTATAAAAAGATTGGGGCCGTTGTGGGAAATATTCCCGGTGTTGAAGTTGGCGATGAATTTCATTTTAGAGTTGAGCTGTCCATAGTTGGTCTCCATCGCCCATTTCAAGGAGGTATTGACGATGCTAAGGTGAATGGTGTCCTTGTTGCTTTAAGTATCGTTGCCTCCGGTGGCTATCCTGATGAATTATCAAGCTCGGGGGAACTAATATACACGGGTTCCGGAGGGAAGGCTGGTGGGAATAAAGGAAGAGATGATCAAAAGCTTGCGCGGGGCAATCTTGCCTTGAAGAATTGCATCAAAACCAAATCCCCAGTTCGTGTGATTCATGGGTTCAAAGGCCAAAGTAGAAGTGAAGTTGGTCATTCTAAAGGCAAGCAAACTTCAACATTTACATATGATGGGTTGTACGAAGTGTTGGAATGTTGGCAAGAAGGCCCAAAAGGTGAGATGGTCTTCAAGTACAAGTTACAGAGGATCGCAGGGCAACCTGAATTAGCCCTACATGCAGTTAAGGCAACAAGGAAGTCCAAAGTTCGTGAAGGTCTTTGTTTGCCGGATATATCTCAAGGAAACGAGAGGATACCCATATGTGTCATTAACACAATTGATGACATGAGGCCAGCACCATTTAAATACATCACCAAAGTCATATATCCAGCTTTGTATGAAAAAGAACCTCCAAAGGGTTGCAACTGCACAAACGGCTGCTCGGACTCGATTATGTGTGCTTGTGCAGTTAAGAATGGAGGGGAAATACCGTTCAATTTCAATGGTGCGATCGTTGAGGCCAGGCCTCTCATATATGAGTG belongs to Miscanthus floridulus cultivar M001 chromosome 4, ASM1932011v1, whole genome shotgun sequence and includes:
- the LOC136549786 gene encoding uncharacterized protein, with the translated sequence MPGAGVEPPAPPAEAAAAAGLPPRRWRPSRVSAKRSWPPGCGRLPAPPAAPASAAAAGPDVNGVDGASTALGGRADEAAAAAVISPSVQSGCPDKVEEAVAPATVSTVRQNGAPPRQQGSDKVEEVADPAAVSPAAENCALPRQEENKVEAVAAILPAARSSALPHVLPQSGPERARQDGDGGENGEAQLLRDAGELSSDGQQGNRVVQVAVPTAVVLGSCSTVGASSVQNGDKGDGLLVAEEKGRGGSSDVGQEVAVNGDVTEIGKKTGGSELQRKENGIAGRRRKWWMEPSLNPPPKKRAVSAVRKFPPGCGRTAVTTEVSEVLKGSPVHTFSPGCGRATVTTTDTGVLDVSPISTFAPGCGRSPVNTTGSGDEGLPSEATPVNNGDALVASPVLGESASPTLALEASNKKLESKKIVDEGHSKAHNRVQVRDDFAGTKQDGDQRNVVPKATPRNVSDGKMKGKLSVHKGKQVAQEVVDDKMKNKLDGSLQRSNLRTPLSNSIDAKTKVKRLDSDKMNAELLGNARASAGGKIESKTLSAKKEVACSNMNTKQKKFARKLKGDDIGKDNLHSSARESKLGKHVATDHIEEPNQIIVQALMAPDNCPWTRGRKSIASASKSLVPRNKLKGKDAKDASASKSLVPRNKIKGKDATSKDIPARKVDFSESINDETMDDNETRGRKSIVSTSKSLVPMNKLDATPNDIPIGKVASFEASNDETMDDNDDINLEDDDNSRVLVVYGEKREICVTVLPSVPSGSHHKQPRVHDIDARSKVRKLLQLFQAMYRKLTQVEEQGKRKVGRIDLEAAKALKNDPIYKKIGAVVGNIPGVEVGDEFHFRVELSIVGLHRPFQGGIDDAKVNGVLVALSIVASGGYPDELSSSGELIYTGSGGKAGGNKGRDDQKLARGNLALKNCIKTKSPVRVIHGFKGQSRSEVGHSKGKQTSTFTYDGLYEVLECWQEGPKGEMVFKYKLQRIAGQPELALHAVKATRKSKVREGLCLPDISQGNERIPICVINTIDDMRPAPFKYITKVIYPALYEKEPPKGCNCTNGCSDSIMCACAVKNGGEIPFNFNGAIVEARPLIYECGPSCRCPPTCHNRVSQHGIKIPLEIFKTGKTGWGVRSLSSISSGSFICEYTGELLKDEEAEKRQNDEYLFDIGNNFHDEELWEGLKSVVGVGSSTSSSETMEGFTIDAAECGNVGRFINHSCSPNLYAQNVLWDHDDMRMPHVMFFAVENIPPLQELTYHYNYKVGEVYDKNHKEKVKHCYCGASDCCGRLY